In Canis aureus isolate CA01 chromosome 6, VMU_Caureus_v.1.0, whole genome shotgun sequence, one genomic interval encodes:
- the LOC144316461 gene encoding uncharacterized protein LOC144316461 isoform X1 — MTQFLPLGSSHPSQRKRLVITDHIPPPGADYNEVNRDERGLYSATMERERRNRFRQLTDELDFEERRGVFQTEDITNTGFVLAGAWRYDSADNVRGSDRTQAAVQHYTGFSVEQRFNNYILHKMLISVPWFSLYVEYTQLISRKTIPGEGSSFRDTMKASDSLSSASPGLTRVNVIFLVDANKHPQILQWSIEHWVHSMKSF, encoded by the exons ATGACACAGTTCCTACCCTTGGGAAGTTCACATCCTAGCCAGAGAAAAAGACTTGTAATAACGGACCACATACCACCACCTGGTGCGGATTATAATGAAGTGAACAGAGACGAGAGAGGACTTTATTCAGCCaccatggagagagaaagaagaaaccgATTCAGACAACTGACCGACGAACTGGACTTTGAGGAACGAAGAGGAGTTTTCCAAACGGAAGATATTACCAATACAGGATTCGTGCTTGCAGGGGCGTGGAGGTATGACAGTGCGGACAACGTTAGAGGCAGTGATCGCACGCAAG CTGCCGTACAACACTACACTGGCTTCAGTGTAGAACAGAGGTTCAACAATTACATCCTTCACAAAATGCTCATCTCG GTTCCGTGGTTCAGCCTTTACGTGGAGTACACACAGCTGATATCCCGGAAAACAATACCTGGAGAAGGATCATCTTTCCGAGATACCATGAAAGCATCTGACAGCTTGTCTTCAGCTAGTCCAGGCCTTACAAGAGTTAACGTAATCTTCCTGGTTGACGCCAATAAACATCCTCAGATCTTACAATGGTCCATTGAACATTGGGTTCATAGCATGAaatctttttaa
- the LOC144316461 gene encoding uncharacterized protein LOC144316461 isoform X2 has translation MTQFLPLGSSHPSQRKRLVITDHIPPPGADYNEVNRDERGLYSATMERERRNRFRQLTDELDFEERRGVFQTEDITNTGFVLAGAWRYDSADNVRGSDRTQAAVQHYTGFSVEQRFNNYILHKMLISVTLEGRGDRGRLAALTRDQGPATLCGSCHRTRVSER, from the exons ATGACACAGTTCCTACCCTTGGGAAGTTCACATCCTAGCCAGAGAAAAAGACTTGTAATAACGGACCACATACCACCACCTGGTGCGGATTATAATGAAGTGAACAGAGACGAGAGAGGACTTTATTCAGCCaccatggagagagaaagaagaaaccgATTCAGACAACTGACCGACGAACTGGACTTTGAGGAACGAAGAGGAGTTTTCCAAACGGAAGATATTACCAATACAGGATTCGTGCTTGCAGGGGCGTGGAGGTATGACAGTGCGGACAACGTTAGAGGCAGTGATCGCACGCAAG CTGCCGTACAACACTACACTGGCTTCAGTGTAGAACAGAGGTTCAACAATTACATCCTTCACAAAATGCTCATCTCG GTGACACTGGAGGGACGCGGTGATCGCGGCCGCCTGGCAGCTCTAACCCGGGACCAGGGCCCGGCGACGCTCTGCGGATCGTGTCACAGGACCAGAGTGAGTGAGCGGTGA
- the LOC144316461 gene encoding uncharacterized protein LOC144316461 isoform X3 — protein sequence MTQFLPLGSSHPSQRKRLVITDHIPPPGADYNEVNRDERGLYSATMERERRNRFRQLTDELDFEERRGVFQTEDITNTGFVLAGAWRYDSADNVRGSDRTQAAVQHYTGFSVEQRFNNYILHKMLISAPQPAWGPTQGPDS from the exons ATGACACAGTTCCTACCCTTGGGAAGTTCACATCCTAGCCAGAGAAAAAGACTTGTAATAACGGACCACATACCACCACCTGGTGCGGATTATAATGAAGTGAACAGAGACGAGAGAGGACTTTATTCAGCCaccatggagagagaaagaagaaaccgATTCAGACAACTGACCGACGAACTGGACTTTGAGGAACGAAGAGGAGTTTTCCAAACGGAAGATATTACCAATACAGGATTCGTGCTTGCAGGGGCGTGGAGGTATGACAGTGCGGACAACGTTAGAGGCAGTGATCGCACGCAAG CTGCCGTACAACACTACACTGGCTTCAGTGTAGAACAGAGGTTCAACAATTACATCCTTCACAAAATGCTCATCTCG gctccacagccagcatggGGCCCAACACAAGGCCcggactcatga
- the LOC144316461 gene encoding uncharacterized protein LOC144316461 isoform X4, whose amino-acid sequence MTQFLPLGSSHPSQRKRLVITDHIPPPGADYNEVNRDERGLYSATMERERRNRFRQLTDELDFEERRGVFQTEDITNTGFVLAGAWSCRTTLHWLQCRTEVQQLHPSQNAHLGDTGGTR is encoded by the exons ATGACACAGTTCCTACCCTTGGGAAGTTCACATCCTAGCCAGAGAAAAAGACTTGTAATAACGGACCACATACCACCACCTGGTGCGGATTATAATGAAGTGAACAGAGACGAGAGAGGACTTTATTCAGCCaccatggagagagaaagaagaaaccgATTCAGACAACTGACCGACGAACTGGACTTTGAGGAACGAAGAGGAGTTTTCCAAACGGAAGATATTACCAATACAGGATTCGTGCTTGCAGGGGCGTGGAG CTGCCGTACAACACTACACTGGCTTCAGTGTAGAACAGAGGTTCAACAATTACATCCTTCACAAAATGCTCATCTCG GTGACACTGGAGGGACGCGGTGA